A stretch of Equus przewalskii isolate Varuska chromosome 11, EquPr2, whole genome shotgun sequence DNA encodes these proteins:
- the KCNK4 gene encoding potassium channel subfamily K member 4 isoform X2, which produces MRSTTLLALLALVLLYLVSGALVFQALEQPHEQQAQRELGEVREKFLRAHPCVSDPDLGLFIKEVADALGGGANPDTNSTSNSNHSAWDLGSAFFFSGTIITTIGYGNAALRTDAGRIFCIFYALVGIPLFGILLAGVGDRLGSSLRRGIGHIEAIFLKWHVPPELVRVLSAVLFLLVGCLLFVLTPTFVFCYVEGWSKLEAIYFVVVTLTTVGFGDYVAGASPNQNSAAYQPLVWFWILLGLAYFASVLTTIGNWLRVVSRRTRAEMGGLTAQAASWTGTVTARVTQRAGPAAPPPPEKERPPLPPLPCPAQPAGRPLSPAPPEKAEPPSPPTASALDYPSENLAFIDESSDTQSERGCALPRAPRGRRRPPNPPRKPARPRGPGRARDKGVSD; this is translated from the exons ATGCGCAGCACCACACTACTGGCCCTGCTGGCGCTGGTCCTGCTGTACTTGGTGTCCGGTGCCCTGGTGTTCCAGGCCCTGGAGCAGCCCCACGAGCAGCAGGCtcagagggagctgggggaggtcCGAGAGAAGTTCCTGAGAGCCCATCCCTGTGTGAGCGACCCGGACCTGGGGCTCTTCATCAAG GAAGTGGCTGATGCCCTGGGAGGGGGTGCGAACCCTGACACCAACTCAACCAGTAACAGCAACCACTCAGCCTGGGACCTGGGCAGCGCTTTCTTCTTCTCAggcaccatcatcaccaccatcg GCTACGGCAACGCGGCCCTGCGCACGGATGCCGGGCGCATCTTCTGCATCTTTTATGCTCTGGTGGGGATCCCGCTGTTCGGGATCCTGCTGGCAGGGGTCGGGGACCGGCTGGGCTCCTCCCTGCGCCGCGGCATTGGTCACATCGAAGCCATCTTCCTG AAGTGGCATGTGCCACCAGAGCTGGTGCGAGTGCTCTCCGCGGTGCTCTTCCTGCTGGTCGGCTGCCTGCTCTTTGTCCTCACGCCCACCTTTGTGTTCTGCTACGTGGAGGGCTGGAGCAAGCTGGAGGCCATCTACTTTGTCGTAGTGACGCTCACTACCGTGGGCTTCGGGGACTATGTGGCCG GCGCCAGCCCCAACCAGAACTCAGCAGCCTACCAGCCGCTGGTGTGGTTCTGGATCCTGCTCGGCCTGGCATACTTCGCCTCCGTGCTCACCACCATCGGGAACTGGCTGCGAGTAGTGTCCCGGCGCACCCGGGCAGAG ATGGGTGGCCTCACGGCGCAGGCCGCCAGCTGGACCGGCACCGTGACGGCGCGGGTGACCCAGCGAGCCGGGCCCGCCGCCCCACCGCCGCCGGAGAAGGAGCGGCCACCGCTGCCTCCACTGCCGTGCCCAGCGCAGCCCGCCGGCAGGCCCCTGTCCCCCGCGCCCCCGGAGAAGGCCGAGCCGCCCTCCCCGCCCACGGCCTCGGCGCTGGATTACCCCAGCGAGAACCTGGCCTTCATCGACGAGTCATCGGACACGCAGAGCGAGCGCGGCTGCGCGCTGCCCCGCGCGCCACGGGGTCGCCGCCGCCCCCCCAATCCTCCGAGGAAGCCTGCGCGGCCCCGGGGCCCCGGGCGCGCCCGGGACAAAGGCGTATCCGACTAG
- the KCNK4 gene encoding potassium channel subfamily K member 4 isoform X1, with translation MTAAPQEPPARPPQAGSGTGRAPGRAMRSTTLLALLALVLLYLVSGALVFQALEQPHEQQAQRELGEVREKFLRAHPCVSDPDLGLFIKEVADALGGGANPDTNSTSNSNHSAWDLGSAFFFSGTIITTIGYGNAALRTDAGRIFCIFYALVGIPLFGILLAGVGDRLGSSLRRGIGHIEAIFLKWHVPPELVRVLSAVLFLLVGCLLFVLTPTFVFCYVEGWSKLEAIYFVVVTLTTVGFGDYVAGASPNQNSAAYQPLVWFWILLGLAYFASVLTTIGNWLRVVSRRTRAEMGGLTAQAASWTGTVTARVTQRAGPAAPPPPEKERPPLPPLPCPAQPAGRPLSPAPPEKAEPPSPPTASALDYPSENLAFIDESSDTQSERGCALPRAPRGRRRPPNPPRKPARPRGPGRARDKGVSD, from the exons A TGACCGCAGCTCCCCAGGAGCCCCCTGCCCGGCCTCCCCAGGCGGGCAGTGGAACTGGCCGGGCTCCTGGGCGCGCCATGCGCAGCACCACACTACTGGCCCTGCTGGCGCTGGTCCTGCTGTACTTGGTGTCCGGTGCCCTGGTGTTCCAGGCCCTGGAGCAGCCCCACGAGCAGCAGGCtcagagggagctgggggaggtcCGAGAGAAGTTCCTGAGAGCCCATCCCTGTGTGAGCGACCCGGACCTGGGGCTCTTCATCAAG GAAGTGGCTGATGCCCTGGGAGGGGGTGCGAACCCTGACACCAACTCAACCAGTAACAGCAACCACTCAGCCTGGGACCTGGGCAGCGCTTTCTTCTTCTCAggcaccatcatcaccaccatcg GCTACGGCAACGCGGCCCTGCGCACGGATGCCGGGCGCATCTTCTGCATCTTTTATGCTCTGGTGGGGATCCCGCTGTTCGGGATCCTGCTGGCAGGGGTCGGGGACCGGCTGGGCTCCTCCCTGCGCCGCGGCATTGGTCACATCGAAGCCATCTTCCTG AAGTGGCATGTGCCACCAGAGCTGGTGCGAGTGCTCTCCGCGGTGCTCTTCCTGCTGGTCGGCTGCCTGCTCTTTGTCCTCACGCCCACCTTTGTGTTCTGCTACGTGGAGGGCTGGAGCAAGCTGGAGGCCATCTACTTTGTCGTAGTGACGCTCACTACCGTGGGCTTCGGGGACTATGTGGCCG GCGCCAGCCCCAACCAGAACTCAGCAGCCTACCAGCCGCTGGTGTGGTTCTGGATCCTGCTCGGCCTGGCATACTTCGCCTCCGTGCTCACCACCATCGGGAACTGGCTGCGAGTAGTGTCCCGGCGCACCCGGGCAGAG ATGGGTGGCCTCACGGCGCAGGCCGCCAGCTGGACCGGCACCGTGACGGCGCGGGTGACCCAGCGAGCCGGGCCCGCCGCCCCACCGCCGCCGGAGAAGGAGCGGCCACCGCTGCCTCCACTGCCGTGCCCAGCGCAGCCCGCCGGCAGGCCCCTGTCCCCCGCGCCCCCGGAGAAGGCCGAGCCGCCCTCCCCGCCCACGGCCTCGGCGCTGGATTACCCCAGCGAGAACCTGGCCTTCATCGACGAGTCATCGGACACGCAGAGCGAGCGCGGCTGCGCGCTGCCCCGCGCGCCACGGGGTCGCCGCCGCCCCCCCAATCCTCCGAGGAAGCCTGCGCGGCCCCGGGGCCCCGGGCGCGCCCGGGACAAAGGCGTATCCGACTAG